In Lotus japonicus ecotype B-129 chromosome 5, LjGifu_v1.2, one genomic interval encodes:
- the LOC130719465 gene encoding uncharacterized protein LOC130719465 encodes MTRSGRIYGPPEDDKEKPKEAPVNEKGKEKAGGEAANEKIEEIAQESKPVSNEEVCEFLKFIKQSEYAVVDQLNRIPAKISLLALLMNSDPHRKALLKVLNEAHVTQDISVGRFEGIVGNITANNVLAYSDAEIPPEGITHNKALYISLKCMDHIMAKALVDNGSSVNVLPKPTFDRLPAGRLQMRPSLMVVKAFDGTRREVLGEIDLPVLVGPVTFIMTFQVIDMVPAYSCLLGRPWMHPAKALPSTLHQKIKFIVDDKLVIVSAEEDMLISKPITTPYIEAAEGAVEASFQSLEIANATYVKEKTPILRTELSGASPAARMMIEKGYQYGCGLGKEGQGRTNLVEIPINKDRSGLGYVPTPADKKRIADERKEKKAAKREGREALAQGIPICDIRKSFQSAGFAFLSQVAMAAEEAPGDERVDLVLPCESDSELDNWEILELPVVLSPDSKYESDSLDSNSASPLSHDFDRPVNQADEVEEDE; translated from the exons ATGACCCGCAGTGGGCGAATCTATGGCCCACCAGAAGATGACAAAGAGAAACCTAAAGAAGCACCGGTGAAcgaaaaaggaaaagagaaagCGGGTGGAGAGGCTGCCAATGAAAAGATCGAGGAAATAGCACAAGAATCAAAACCTGTGTCCAATGAGGAGGTGTGTGAATTCCTGAAATTCATAAAGCAAAGTGAGTATGCAGTGGTAGACCAGTTGAATCGCATCCCGGCGAAGATTTCTCTGTTGGCCCTCTTGATGAATTCAGATCCCCATAGAAAAGCATTGttgaaggtcttgaatgagGCGCATGTAACCCAAGACATCTCGGTGGGTAGATTTGAAGGAATCGTTGGTAATATCACAGCTAATAATGTCTTGGCGTACTCTGACGCTGAGATTCCCCCTGAAGGCATTACACACAACAAAGCTTTGTACATTTCTCTCAAATGCATGGATCATATTATGGCCAAAGCTCTTGTTGATAATGGATCATCTGTTAATGTGCTGCCAAAGCCGACATTTGATAGACTACCAGCTGGAAGACTGCAAATGAGGCCTAGTCTTATGGTTGTGAAGGCTTTCGATGGTACGAGAAGAGAAGTATTGGGAGAGATTGATTTGCCAGTTTTGGTCGGGCCAGTAACCTTCATTATGACTTTCCAAGTGATAGATATGGTGCCGGCATATAGCTGTCTCTTAGGAAGACCCTGGATGCATCCTGCAAAGGCCTTACCATCCACCCTTCACCAGAAAATCAAGTTCATAGTTGATGATAAGCTTGTTATAGTATCCGCTGAGGAAGACATGTTGATAAGCAAGCCAATAACAACCCCTTATATAGAGGCTGCTGAGGGAGCTGTGGAGGCTTCTTTCCAATCCTTAGAGATAGCTAATGCTACCTATGTGAAGGAAAAAACACCGATTCTGAGGACCGAATTATCTGGGGCATCACCTGCTGCTAGGATGATGATAGAAAAGGGGTACCAATATGGTTGCGGATTGGGAAAGGAAGGCCAAGGCAGAACTAATCTGGTGGAAATCCCAATCAACAAAGACCGTTCTGGACTCGGGTATGTACCCACGCCCGCCGATAAAAAAAGGATTGCGGATGAAAGGAAAGAGAAGAAGGCTGCCAAACGAGAGGGACGAGAGGCCTTAGCTCAAGGGATCCCTATCTGTGACATCCGTAAAAGCTTTCAGAGCGCTGGATTCGCCTTTTTAAGCCAGGTCGCCATGGCTGCAGAAGAAGCACCTGGAGATGAACGTGTTGATCTTGTTCTTCCCTGTGAGTCCGACTCAGAActcgacaactgggaaattcttGAGCTTCCCGTGGTCCTTAGCCCAGATTCAAA GTACGAAAGTGATTCTCTTGACAGTAACAGTGCTAGCCCTTTGTCCCATGATTTCGATCGTCCTGTTAATCAAGCTGATGAAGTTGAGGAAGATGAATAG